In the genome of Pseudomonas sp. HS6, one region contains:
- a CDS encoding ATP-binding protein, with protein MNSIRARILLPVLMIVLLGDVLISWAVLRYSHHEIEEIYDAQLAQSARLLQGVLAQRAPGDNDWERLHQAFDEAMSRVGDGEAAHPYETRLTFQVWRNDGQLLMRSAEAPILDAPPTTLGAHDLMENGRDWCAFLLQDPRQGLLIWVGERDDIRQDLITRIVGHTLWPSLIGVPLLTILIWLTIGWGLQPLRAMARSIRGRDTDTLKPLHLSPLPQDLEPMQTALNRLLQQIDNLLARERRFIADAAHELRTPLAILRIHAQNAQLANTPQQREEALDFLVSAVDRATRIASQLLTMARIEPRLASPENSRVELTALVREELAELTPLALEKDVELILDSDHHCPVDTDPVALAIALQNLVTNALNFAPPGSEVRVQVQPQACGAVSISVEDAGPGIDEQQYARLFERFYSEGHANGAGLGLAIVQMIVSKIGSTLQLYNRPEGGLCAELRFPPGSTEPAPGI; from the coding sequence ATGAACTCGATACGCGCGCGGATTCTGCTGCCGGTGCTGATGATCGTGCTGCTCGGCGATGTGCTGATCAGTTGGGCAGTGTTGCGCTACAGCCACCATGAAATCGAAGAAATCTACGACGCCCAACTGGCGCAAAGTGCCCGCCTGCTGCAAGGCGTGCTGGCCCAGCGTGCGCCCGGTGACAACGACTGGGAGCGCCTGCATCAGGCCTTCGACGAAGCGATGAGCCGGGTCGGCGATGGCGAAGCGGCGCATCCCTACGAGACGCGGCTGACGTTTCAGGTCTGGCGCAACGACGGTCAGTTGCTGATGCGTTCGGCCGAGGCGCCGATTCTGGATGCACCACCCACCACCCTCGGGGCCCATGACCTGATGGAAAACGGCCGCGACTGGTGCGCCTTCCTGCTCCAGGATCCACGACAAGGCCTGTTGATCTGGGTCGGCGAGCGCGACGACATCCGCCAGGACCTGATCACCCGAATCGTCGGCCATACCCTGTGGCCGAGCCTGATCGGCGTGCCGCTGCTGACCATTTTGATCTGGTTGACCATCGGCTGGGGTTTGCAACCACTGCGGGCCATGGCCCGGTCGATTCGCGGCCGCGACACCGACACTCTGAAACCGCTGCACCTGAGCCCCCTGCCCCAGGACCTTGAGCCGATGCAGACCGCGCTCAACCGCCTGCTGCAACAGATCGACAACCTGCTGGCCCGGGAGCGACGCTTTATCGCCGACGCCGCGCATGAGTTGCGTACACCGCTGGCGATCCTGCGGATTCATGCGCAGAACGCGCAGTTGGCCAACACTCCGCAACAACGCGAAGAAGCGCTGGATTTTCTGGTCAGCGCCGTGGACCGCGCCACGCGCATCGCCAGCCAGTTGCTGACCATGGCGCGCATCGAGCCGCGTCTGGCGTCCCCGGAAAACTCTCGCGTCGAACTGACCGCGCTGGTGCGCGAGGAACTGGCCGAGCTGACGCCGCTGGCATTGGAAAAAGACGTCGAGCTGATCCTCGACAGCGATCATCACTGCCCGGTCGATACCGATCCGGTGGCGTTGGCCATCGCTCTGCAAAATCTGGTAACCAATGCGCTGAACTTCGCCCCGCCCGGCAGCGAGGTGCGTGTACAGGTGCAACCACAGGCCTGTGGAGCGGTGTCGATCAGCGTCGAAGATGCCGGCCCCGGCATCGATGAGCAGCAATATGCGCGGTTGTTCGAACGCTTCTACAGCGAGGGCCACGCCAATGGCGCGGGTCTGGGGCTGGCGATTGTGCAGATGATCGTGAGCAAGATCGGCAGCACCCTGCAGCTGTACAACCGGCCTGAAGGCGGGTTGTGCGCCGAGCTGCGATTCCCTCCGGGATCAACCGAACCTGCGCCGGGCATTTAA
- a CDS encoding C45 family peptidase: MNLHCFVTDTRNPQTRGHQIGDAFSAQIRQTVALYLDFFNQLDIPPQQVRAISDASLQALEDWSPALAEEIVAMAEGADLPLWQLAALNARTEILAVMPSTEGECSTAVFAPHGPQAPKTIQTWDWHDTLVPNGLILQLTTDAGMTVKLFTEFGMLGKIGVNSAGLGLHFNILHHASDNGSGGVPVHAIARRILEQARSVEEAIELARTARVSASTVLTVFAREDSKIRACSIEMSPAATAVVLPNAKGWITHTNHFLDPNLSTGERTPDASTTYVRIDHVNALLSGMTEGDLIRRADAMCGAAGEEAPICFHPDLSMPATERWETLLTIGIDTEQCVLEYAAGNPKQLARNGYQRF, translated from the coding sequence GTGAACCTTCATTGCTTCGTCACCGACACCCGTAACCCGCAAACCCGTGGGCACCAGATCGGTGATGCGTTCAGCGCGCAGATTCGCCAGACCGTTGCGCTGTATCTGGACTTCTTCAACCAGCTCGACATCCCGCCGCAGCAAGTGCGCGCCATCAGCGACGCCAGCCTGCAAGCGCTAGAAGACTGGAGCCCGGCGCTGGCCGAGGAAATCGTCGCCATGGCCGAAGGCGCGGATCTGCCGCTTTGGCAACTCGCGGCGCTGAATGCCCGCACCGAAATCCTCGCGGTGATGCCGTCCACCGAAGGCGAATGCTCGACAGCGGTGTTCGCGCCTCATGGCCCGCAGGCGCCAAAAACCATTCAGACCTGGGACTGGCACGACACGCTGGTGCCCAACGGCCTGATCCTGCAACTCACCACCGACGCCGGGATGACCGTCAAGCTGTTCACCGAGTTCGGCATGCTCGGCAAGATCGGCGTGAACAGTGCCGGGCTCGGGTTGCACTTCAACATTCTTCACCATGCCAGCGACAACGGCAGCGGTGGGGTGCCGGTGCATGCGATTGCGCGGCGGATTCTGGAGCAGGCGCGCAGCGTCGAAGAGGCCATTGAGTTGGCGCGTACGGCACGGGTCAGTGCGTCCACGGTGCTGACGGTGTTCGCTCGCGAAGACTCGAAAATCCGAGCCTGCAGCATCGAAATGTCGCCCGCTGCCACCGCCGTGGTGCTACCGAACGCGAAGGGTTGGATTACTCACACCAACCATTTCCTCGACCCGAACCTGAGCACTGGCGAACGCACGCCGGACGCCTCGACCACCTACGTCCGCATCGACCACGTGAATGCTTTGCTGAGCGGCATGACCGAGGGCGACCTGATACGCCGGGCCGATGCCATGTGCGGCGCGGCTGGTGAAGAGGCGCCGATCTGCTTCCACCCCGACCTGAGCATGCCGGCCACCGAGCGCTGGGAAACCTTGCTGACCATCGGCATCGACACTGAACAATGCGTGCTCGAATACGCCGCCGGCAACCCGAAACAGTTGGCCCGCAACGGGTACCAGCGTTTCTGA
- a CDS encoding PepSY domain-containing protein: protein MRKLVLLSLIVASPLAIAGPQCTTAERSQWQDQKVFQEQLKSQGYEISKFKVTDGNCYEIYGFDKDKRKVEIYHDPVSGKAVKTEIKG from the coding sequence ATGCGCAAACTTGTGCTGTTGTCCCTGATTGTCGCTAGCCCCCTGGCCATCGCCGGCCCGCAATGCACCACGGCCGAACGTTCGCAGTGGCAGGACCAGAAGGTGTTTCAGGAACAACTGAAATCCCAGGGCTACGAAATCAGCAAGTTCAAGGTCACCGACGGCAACTGCTACGAGATCTACGGCTTCGACAAGGACAAGCGCAAGGTCGAGATCTACCACGATCCGGTCAGCGGCAAAGCGGTGAAAACCGAGATCAAGGGCTGA
- a CDS encoding amidohydrolase, translating to MKQILTLMVSSALACASLESLAATDLILHNAKIYTAEPGQPLQQAVAIEGDKVVAVGSDAQVLRLKTSGTRLIDLGGKVVMPGFIDSHSHTIKGGLQLLQANLDGQMLPLDELESRLRQWREDGKARRGEFLSVGGLPSTYWSKTDALEQRFNQGEWADQPLLLLGWDLHTGWANQAMLKRAGIDAARIQTLKPEEKDTLGHHPNGEPNGFMVDAGLYPVQALLPPPTDEALLAGGRAALDYYKSLGITGWMDPLANELPGADVKNDSLGVLPTYKKLSENGELTAHVAALLMADSKATPADLDELDKVRRQFLGVHNLTLPGIKVFADGVAESPAQSAAMLEPYKNSKKSGELLIDPAHFGELVSAADARGWLVHIHAIGDRAVRESLNGIEQARKDRQSGIAHSITHLQMVNPKEFARFKALNVIASMQMYWASADESSMDLVKPYVSAMAFMYSYPARSLLKQGATLAGASDWPITTPEPWKAIYQAVSRKGPKGVLNAAEDIDRQTMFQAYTLNAAKVLRLEDQIGSLKPGKQADLIVLDRDVFTVAPEALRDTQVLSTWFAGREIYRRQP from the coding sequence ATGAAGCAGATCCTGACCCTGATGGTGTCGTCCGCACTGGCCTGTGCCTCGCTGGAAAGTCTGGCGGCCACCGACCTGATCCTGCACAACGCGAAAATCTACACCGCCGAACCCGGCCAGCCGTTGCAGCAGGCCGTCGCCATCGAAGGTGACAAGGTGGTGGCGGTAGGTTCGGATGCACAGGTGCTGCGCCTCAAGACCTCTGGCACTCGACTGATCGATCTGGGCGGAAAAGTGGTGATGCCCGGTTTCATCGACTCTCACTCCCACACCATCAAGGGTGGTTTACAACTGCTTCAGGCCAATCTCGATGGGCAGATGCTGCCGCTCGATGAACTGGAATCGCGCTTGCGCCAATGGCGTGAGGACGGCAAGGCCCGGCGCGGCGAGTTCCTCAGCGTCGGCGGCTTGCCCTCGACCTACTGGAGCAAGACCGACGCGCTGGAGCAGCGTTTCAATCAGGGCGAATGGGCCGATCAGCCGCTGTTGCTGCTGGGCTGGGACCTGCACACCGGCTGGGCCAATCAGGCGATGCTCAAACGCGCCGGTATCGATGCGGCGCGCATCCAAACGCTCAAACCCGAAGAGAAAGACACCCTCGGTCATCACCCAAACGGGGAACCAAACGGATTCATGGTGGATGCCGGGCTCTATCCGGTGCAGGCCCTGTTGCCGCCGCCGACCGATGAAGCGTTGCTGGCGGGCGGTCGCGCCGCGCTGGATTACTACAAAAGCCTGGGCATCACCGGGTGGATGGACCCGCTGGCCAACGAACTGCCCGGCGCCGATGTGAAAAACGATTCGCTGGGCGTACTGCCGACGTACAAGAAGCTTTCGGAAAACGGCGAACTCACCGCTCATGTCGCCGCATTGCTGATGGCGGATTCGAAGGCTACGCCAGCGGATCTCGATGAATTGGACAAGGTGCGCCGGCAGTTCCTCGGCGTGCACAACCTGACGCTGCCGGGCATCAAGGTTTTCGCCGACGGCGTGGCCGAATCGCCCGCACAGAGTGCAGCGATGCTGGAGCCTTACAAGAACTCGAAAAAGTCCGGCGAGTTGCTGATCGATCCGGCGCACTTTGGCGAGTTGGTGAGTGCCGCCGACGCCCGTGGCTGGCTGGTGCACATCCACGCTATCGGCGACCGTGCGGTGCGTGAGTCACTCAATGGCATCGAGCAGGCGCGCAAGGATCGCCAGAGCGGTATCGCCCATTCGATCACTCACCTGCAGATGGTCAACCCGAAAGAGTTCGCCCGATTCAAGGCGCTGAACGTCATCGCGTCGATGCAGATGTACTGGGCCAGCGCCGATGAGTCGAGCATGGATCTGGTCAAGCCCTACGTCAGCGCCATGGCCTTCATGTACAGCTATCCGGCGCGCTCGCTGCTCAAACAGGGCGCCACCCTCGCCGGCGCCAGCGACTGGCCGATCACCACGCCCGAGCCGTGGAAAGCCATTTACCAGGCCGTCAGCCGCAAAGGCCCGAAAGGCGTGCTCAACGCCGCCGAAGACATCGACCGCCAGACCATGTTCCAGGCCTACACCCTCAATGCAGCCAAGGTCCTGCGTCTGGAAGACCAGATCGGCTCACTAAAACCCGGCAAACAGGCCGACTTGATCGTGCTCGACCGCGATGTGTTCACGGTCGCCCCCGAAGCCCTGCGCGACACCCAGGTGCTCAGCACCTGGTTCGCCGGCCGCGAAATCTATCGCCGCCAGCCGTAA
- a CDS encoding LysR family transcriptional regulator, whose product MDKMSALTMFVATAEHGNFSRAAEVLGNTPSALTKAVAQLEEELGSRLFDRTTRRMALTEAGRIYLEGARQALLQLQLASEGVEQLKHELRGELRIIAPPSFAPAFLNQVCCRFLNEHPQVNLEVDLSDSYDDPVDGSYDLALRDGPIDLPGVIAQPLVENRVQLCASPTYLARKGSDVSLDNYHQHDWLIFRHPLLNRHFWWVKQGERRLRMTQPTPRIASDNYDFLLACLLDGQGLQFLPQWSAAPYLARGELVELMPEYWREPSAFGPWIYVLYQAHRRNTRKVKVFIDFLKAHWQAT is encoded by the coding sequence ATGGACAAAATGAGCGCCCTGACCATGTTCGTTGCCACCGCCGAACACGGTAATTTCAGCCGTGCCGCCGAGGTGCTCGGCAACACGCCGTCGGCCCTGACCAAGGCTGTGGCGCAACTGGAAGAAGAACTCGGCAGCCGCTTGTTCGACCGCACGACACGACGCATGGCGCTGACCGAGGCCGGGCGGATCTATCTGGAAGGGGCGCGCCAGGCGCTGTTGCAACTGCAACTGGCCAGCGAAGGCGTCGAACAGCTCAAGCACGAATTGCGCGGCGAGTTGCGCATCATCGCCCCGCCCTCCTTCGCCCCGGCCTTTCTCAATCAGGTGTGCTGCCGCTTTCTGAATGAGCATCCACAGGTGAATCTGGAAGTGGATCTGAGCGACAGCTACGACGACCCGGTCGATGGCAGCTACGATCTGGCGCTGCGTGACGGACCAATCGACCTGCCGGGGGTGATCGCCCAGCCGCTGGTGGAAAACCGCGTGCAGCTCTGCGCCAGCCCGACCTACCTGGCGCGCAAGGGCAGCGATGTGTCACTGGACAACTATCACCAGCACGACTGGCTGATCTTCCGCCACCCGCTGCTCAACCGGCATTTCTGGTGGGTCAAGCAAGGCGAACGACGCTTGCGCATGACCCAGCCGACCCCGCGCATCGCCAGTGACAATTACGATTTTCTGCTGGCCTGCCTGCTGGACGGCCAAGGCCTGCAATTTCTCCCGCAGTGGAGCGCCGCACCGTATCTCGCCCGGGGCGAGCTGGTGGAATTGATGCCCGAATACTGGCGTGAACCCAGTGCTTTCGGCCCGTGGATTTATGTGCTGTATCAGGCCCACCGGCGCAATACCCGCAAGGTGAAGGTGTTCATCGACTTCCTGAAGGCGCATTGGCAAGCAACGTAA
- the mntP gene encoding manganese efflux pump MntP, giving the protein MNPVSLIFLALAMSTDAFAAAIGKGSSLHKPRLTEALRTGLIFGVIEAITPIIGWLIGQAATRWVEDWDHWIAFTLLVALGLHMIYNGLKHEEAEEEKPGQHSFFILAVTAFATSIDALAVGVGLAFVDVNIWVAAAAIGLATMTMVTIGVMLGRVLGTVVGKRAEIVGGVVLMIVGATILYEHLSA; this is encoded by the coding sequence GTGAATCCTGTTTCCCTGATCTTCCTCGCACTCGCCATGTCCACGGATGCCTTCGCGGCCGCCATCGGCAAGGGCTCCAGCCTGCACAAACCGCGCCTCACCGAAGCCCTGCGCACCGGCCTGATCTTCGGCGTCATCGAAGCGATTACCCCGATCATCGGCTGGCTGATCGGCCAGGCCGCCACCCGTTGGGTGGAAGACTGGGACCACTGGATCGCCTTCACCCTGCTGGTCGCGCTGGGCCTGCACATGATCTACAACGGCCTCAAGCATGAGGAAGCGGAAGAGGAAAAACCCGGGCAGCACTCGTTCTTCATTCTCGCGGTCACTGCCTTCGCCACCAGCATCGACGCACTGGCCGTCGGCGTCGGCCTGGCGTTTGTCGATGTAAACATCTGGGTGGCTGCCGCTGCCATCGGCCTGGCGACCATGACCATGGTCACCATCGGCGTGATGCTGGGTCGGGTGCTGGGCACCGTGGTCGGCAAGCGTGCGGAAATCGTTGGTGGCGTGGTGCTGATGATCGTCGGTGCGACGATCCTCTACGAACACCTTTCGGCCTGA
- a CDS encoding exo-alpha-sialidase, with translation MRALFFRLRFVIAALAVSLIFIAAWRSHPEHVLAPFAVETPATQASANAAEPMYSSRFVSSELDDFVHSSSVTALPGGDLMAVWFAGSREGAADVQIRTARFNAKTAEWGAEQVLATRESTVAGTQRYIRKLGNPVIALAPDQRLWMFYVSVSVGGWATSAINVMVSDDLGRNWTAPRQLITSPFFNISTLVRAAPVFHADGSIGLPVYHEFMGKFAEYLYLSADGAVIDKFRISRGKHSLQPTIVPQDERRAVAMLRYAGETHHKVLASRTEDAGQTWSEPYPLEPANPNSSLAAVGTADDGLLVALNDLRDGRFKLSLYGTDANLNDWRNVIELDQSPDPLGQPFSPEAYKAIIGEGFRASSGAQRLPLEQRFLSNLDYRVCKPEGCEFEYEYPYFSRGSDGLYHLVYSWNNTFIKHVSFNDAWLAERL, from the coding sequence ATGCGTGCCTTGTTCTTTCGCTTGAGATTCGTTATTGCCGCGCTTGCCGTGAGCCTGATTTTTATCGCGGCGTGGCGCAGTCACCCGGAGCATGTGCTGGCGCCGTTCGCGGTTGAAACGCCTGCTACCCAAGCTTCGGCGAACGCTGCGGAACCGATGTACAGCAGCCGTTTCGTGTCCTCCGAACTGGATGATTTCGTGCACTCGTCCTCGGTCACTGCGTTGCCCGGCGGCGACCTGATGGCCGTGTGGTTTGCCGGCTCCCGCGAAGGCGCCGCCGACGTGCAGATCCGCACCGCGCGTTTCAACGCCAAAACCGCAGAGTGGGGCGCCGAACAGGTGCTGGCCACCCGTGAGTCAACCGTCGCCGGCACGCAGCGCTACATCCGCAAACTCGGTAATCCGGTGATCGCCCTCGCGCCGGATCAGCGTTTGTGGATGTTCTACGTGTCGGTGTCCGTCGGCGGCTGGGCCACCAGTGCGATCAACGTGATGGTCTCCGATGATCTGGGGCGCAACTGGACGGCGCCGCGACAGCTCATCACTTCGCCATTCTTCAACATCAGCACCCTGGTGCGCGCCGCGCCGGTGTTCCATGCCGATGGCTCGATCGGGCTGCCGGTGTATCACGAGTTCATGGGCAAGTTCGCCGAGTACCTGTACCTGAGCGCGGACGGCGCCGTGATCGACAAATTCCGCATCAGCCGGGGCAAGCATTCGCTGCAACCGACCATCGTGCCGCAGGACGAGCGCCGCGCCGTGGCGATGCTGCGTTACGCCGGTGAAACCCATCACAAGGTGCTGGCCAGCCGCACCGAAGACGCCGGGCAGACCTGGAGCGAACCGTATCCGCTGGAGCCGGCCAACCCCAACTCGTCGCTGGCGGCGGTGGGTACGGCTGATGACGGTTTGCTGGTGGCGCTCAATGACCTGCGCGACGGCCGTTTCAAGCTCAGCCTGTACGGCACCGACGCCAACCTCAACGACTGGCGCAACGTGATCGAACTCGACCAGTCGCCCGATCCCCTCGGCCAACCGTTTTCGCCCGAGGCCTACAAGGCAATCATCGGCGAAGGTTTTCGCGCCTCAAGCGGCGCTCAGCGTTTGCCGCTGGAACAGCGTTTCCTGAGCAACCTCGACTACCGCGTTTGCAAGCCCGAAGGCTGTGAGTTCGAGTACGAATACCCGTACTTCAGCCGTGGCAGCGATGGCCTGTATCACCTGGTTTATTCCTGGAACAACACCTTCATCAAACATGTCAGCTTCAACGATGCCTGGCTGGCGGAGCGCCTGTGA
- a CDS encoding cytochrome b/b6 domain-containing protein, translated as MPRESLRLWDPVVRVFHLSIAGVFAANYFFNEAGDDWHVWLGYYAMGWLLVRLAWGFVGPRSARWSDYWPTPSRLAAHVRSLIAGRPEHRLGHSPIGALVMIAMQLAMLTVGISGWAMEEVDALWGADWPLQVHETAADVLLALVIVHIAAALIESVQVRDNLPLSMLTGRRRRLPDDPGQ; from the coding sequence ATGCCACGCGAGTCCCTGCGCCTCTGGGATCCGGTGGTGCGGGTGTTTCACCTGTCCATCGCCGGGGTCTTTGCGGCCAATTACTTCTTCAATGAAGCCGGTGACGACTGGCATGTCTGGCTCGGTTATTACGCCATGGGCTGGCTGCTGGTGCGTCTGGCGTGGGGATTCGTCGGGCCGCGCAGTGCGCGTTGGTCGGACTATTGGCCGACGCCGTCACGACTGGCGGCCCATGTCCGGTCGCTGATCGCCGGGCGGCCTGAACATCGCCTCGGGCATTCGCCGATTGGTGCACTGGTGATGATCGCGATGCAGCTGGCGATGCTGACCGTCGGCATCAGTGGCTGGGCCATGGAAGAAGTCGATGCCCTGTGGGGCGCCGACTGGCCGCTGCAAGTCCACGAAACCGCCGCCGATGTGTTGCTGGCATTGGTCATCGTGCACATCGCGGCCGCGCTGATTGAAAGTGTTCAGGTGCGCGACAACCTGCCGTTGTCGATGCTCACCGGGCGCCGGCGTCGTCTGCCGGACGATCCGGGCCAGTGA
- a CDS encoding MFS transporter yields the protein MASHPARTTGSPSALRAFFVSGMGTALEFYDFVIYGTAAALVFPKVFFPQMDPLTATLVAFGAFGAGFFARPLGGMVFGHYGDKLGRQKMLVITLLLMGLSTFLIGCLPGYATLGAGAPALLVLLRLVQGFAAGGEWGGAALFGIESAPVGRRGLWGSFTSMGIGIGGILGSAVFAVVSVAANDDLAGFAWRIPFWLGGVLVLVGLYARLQKPAQSLNEPNVHGRMPLIEALRARPRAILLCTGIAFGYVTIAYIGSTFFLSYATQLGYGSTDALIFDIALSVAIVITAPLFALLSDRIGRRKVMILGAFIMAAGFFMFFPLVGLKSLFISTIAYTVIGAFMGATQGPIPAFLAEQFPRDMRYSGMSAAYQIGAALGGGTASSAATAILIANNHNALGVAIYGAVALGIVAVCSFFLKETAHLSLEEIDAPSSGAPTSSSVPGRLQTP from the coding sequence ATGGCCAGTCACCCTGCACGCACGACGGGTTCACCGTCGGCGCTGAGAGCCTTCTTCGTCTCCGGCATGGGCACCGCCCTGGAGTTTTATGACTTCGTGATTTACGGGACCGCCGCCGCGCTGGTCTTTCCCAAAGTGTTTTTCCCGCAGATGGACCCGCTCACCGCAACCCTCGTTGCCTTTGGTGCATTCGGCGCGGGGTTTTTCGCCCGACCGTTGGGTGGCATGGTGTTCGGGCATTACGGCGACAAACTCGGCCGGCAAAAAATGCTGGTGATCACGCTGCTGTTGATGGGGCTCAGCACCTTTCTGATCGGCTGCTTGCCGGGGTACGCCACCCTCGGTGCGGGTGCGCCGGCGTTGCTGGTGCTGTTGCGACTGGTCCAGGGTTTTGCCGCCGGGGGCGAGTGGGGCGGGGCTGCGCTGTTCGGCATCGAGTCGGCACCTGTGGGGCGTCGAGGGTTGTGGGGTAGTTTCACCAGCATGGGCATCGGCATTGGCGGGATTCTCGGCTCGGCGGTGTTCGCCGTGGTCAGCGTGGCGGCAAACGATGACCTTGCCGGGTTTGCCTGGCGCATTCCGTTCTGGCTGGGCGGTGTGCTGGTGCTGGTCGGGCTCTATGCGCGGTTGCAGAAGCCGGCGCAGTCGCTCAATGAGCCGAACGTCCACGGGCGCATGCCATTGATCGAGGCATTGCGTGCTCGCCCTCGGGCCATATTGCTGTGCACCGGCATTGCGTTTGGTTACGTGACCATCGCCTATATCGGCAGCACATTTTTCCTGTCTTACGCCACACAGTTGGGCTACGGCAGCACCGATGCACTGATTTTCGACATCGCGTTGTCCGTCGCCATCGTCATCACCGCGCCGCTGTTTGCCTTGCTTTCTGACCGCATCGGCCGGCGCAAAGTGATGATCCTCGGGGCGTTTATCATGGCGGCCGGGTTCTTCATGTTCTTCCCGTTGGTGGGGCTGAAAAGTCTGTTTATTTCCACTATCGCCTACACCGTGATCGGTGCATTCATGGGCGCAACGCAGGGACCGATCCCGGCGTTTCTGGCCGAGCAGTTCCCTCGGGATATGCGCTATTCAGGGATGTCGGCGGCGTACCAGATCGGTGCCGCGCTGGGAGGCGGGACGGCGTCGAGTGCGGCCACGGCCATTCTGATCGCCAACAACCACAACGCGTTGGGCGTGGCGATTTACGGGGCGGTGGCGTTGGGGATCGTGGCGGTCTGCTCGTTCTTCCTCAAGGAGACCGCGCACTTGAGCCTGGAGGAAATCGACGCGCCCTCGAGCGGCGCGCCGACCTCTTCATCGGTGCCGGGGCGTTTGCAAACACCCTGA
- a CDS encoding response regulator: MRLLLVEDDRALGQGIRVALSNEGYTLDWLQDGVSALHALRSESFDLLLLDLGLPRLDGLALLQQLRATQHDLPVLILTARDGTAERIAGLDAGADDYLVKPFDVDELKARIRALLRRSQGRAQPVLEHAGVCLDPVSQQVTWRGNTVVVTPMEYQLLHQLMARPGKVVTRERLSRTLYGWQERVESNTLEVLIHNLRKKLSAELIRTVRGVGYVVELKP, from the coding sequence ATGCGCCTACTTCTGGTCGAAGATGACCGCGCCCTCGGCCAGGGCATCCGCGTCGCCCTGAGCAACGAGGGCTACACCCTCGACTGGCTGCAGGATGGCGTCAGTGCGCTGCACGCGTTGCGCAGCGAAAGCTTTGATCTGCTGCTGCTCGACCTCGGCCTGCCAAGGCTCGACGGTCTTGCGCTGCTGCAACAATTGCGCGCCACCCAGCATGATTTGCCAGTGCTGATCCTTACCGCCCGCGACGGCACCGCCGAACGCATCGCCGGGCTGGATGCCGGCGCCGACGATTACCTGGTCAAGCCGTTCGATGTCGACGAACTCAAGGCGCGCATCCGCGCTTTGCTGCGGCGCAGTCAGGGCCGCGCACAACCGGTGCTGGAACATGCCGGCGTCTGCCTCGACCCGGTCAGCCAGCAAGTCACCTGGCGAGGCAACACGGTGGTGGTCACGCCGATGGAATATCAGCTGTTGCATCAATTGATGGCCCGCCCCGGCAAGGTCGTCACCCGCGAACGCCTGTCGCGCACCTTGTACGGCTGGCAGGAACGGGTGGAAAGCAACACCCTGGAAGTGCTGATCCACAACCTGCGCAAGAAGCTTTCCGCCGAGCTGATCCGCACGGTGCGTGGAGTCGGTTACGTCGTGGAGCTCAAGCCATGA